The Centroberyx gerrardi isolate f3 chromosome 24, fCenGer3.hap1.cur.20231027, whole genome shotgun sequence genome includes a region encoding these proteins:
- the phax gene encoding phosphorylated adapter RNA export protein, translated as MADARDTMEDDLEDGELSGSNSDSEMGAVAEARPQFPAAPVFSGQSFQSRAAPQASATGYRSAVRTADSSDSDPDSDEEAAVWRRKRQKVSDAPPPAAPTLSYTARPNPQAGPGAPGARKVNNIWGSVVQEQCQDAIAAELGIFGMEGDVSMSSRNVETYNYVLARKMMEKEREEEEQSRNHGEVSMLDAQLDEYMRGQESEERGGSDSKRKRTAKERLGPRAEMDIKGRYEITEDDPEDRVVEEIAHRLQEPKQDLIERVVSVLGKKKAIELLGETATLEENGGLYTMDGSRRRTPGGVYLNLLKNTPSITKAQVKEIFYDESQRDCKSKKAAQKRRRHVVAKKMKQAINTLNLQEHDDVSRETFASDTNEALESLEEVAEEEGQAEEETAVGTEDTAVVYNSADLEVF; from the coding sequence ATGGCGGATGCCAGAGACACAATGGAAGATGACCTGGAAGATGGAGAGCTCTCCGGGTCTAACTCGGATTCAGAAATGGGAGCCGTAGCAGAGGCTCGACCCCAGTTTCCCGCGGCTCCAGTTTTCAGCGGCCAGTCCTTCCAGAGCAGAGCCGCTCCCCAGGCTTCAGCTACCGGCTACCGCAGCGCGGTGAGGACGGCGGACTCCAGCGACAGCGACCCGGACTCGGACGAGGAGGCTGCGGTTTGGCGCCGGAAACGTCAGAAAGTGTCCGACGCCCCCCCACCTGCAGCCCCCACCTTAAGCTACACCGCCCGGCCAAACCCCCAGGCCGGCCCCGGCGCACCGGGAGCCCGCAAGGTCAACAACATCTGGGGCTCCGTGGTCCAGGAGCAGTGCCAGGACGCCATAGCAGCAGAGCTGGGCATTTTCGGCATGGAGGGTGATGTGAGCATGTCcagcaggaatgtggagactTATAACTACGTCCTGGCCCGCAAGatgatggagaaggagagggaggaggaggagcaatcGAGGAACCATGGAGAAGTGTCCATGTTGGACGCCCAGCTGGATGAGTACATGAGGGGTCAGGAGTcagaagagagggggggcagCGACtccaagaggaagaggacagcTAAAGAGAGACTGGGCCCCAGAGCCGAGATGGACATCAAGGGCCGCTACGAGATCACAGAGGACGACCCCGAGGACAGGGTGGTGGAGGAGATCGCACACAGGCTGCAGGAGCCCAAACAGGACCTGATAGAGCGCGTCGTCAGCGTCCTCGGGAAGAAAAAGGCTATAGAGCTGCTGGGAGAGACCGCCACGCTGGAGGAAAACGGCGGCCTGTACACCATGGACGGCAGCAGGCGGCGGACGCCCGGCGGGGTTTACCTCAACCTGCTGAAGAACACGCCCAGCATCACCAAGGCCCAGGTCAAGGAGATCTTCTACGACGAAAGCCAGAGGGACTGCAAGAGCAAGAAGGCCGCCCAGAAACGCAGGCGGCACGTCGTGGCCAAGAAGATGAAGCAGGCCATCAACACGCTGAACCTGCAGGAGCACGACGACGTGTCCAGGGAGACGTTCGCCAGCGACACCAACGAGGCCTTGGAGTCCCTGGAGGaagtggcagaagaagaaggCCAGGCGGAGGAGGAGACCGCCGTGGGCACAGAGGACACCGCTGTGGTCTACAACTCCGCAGACCTGGAGGTCTTCTGA
- the pmpcb gene encoding mitochondrial-processing peptidase subunit beta — MAASLQRLTSAGRYLVKRNLLKTDSISRPITGLHRLLATQAANQVILNVPETKVTTLENGLRVASEDSGLSTCTVGLWIDAGSRYENERNNGTAHFLEHMAFKGTRKRSQLDLELEIENMGAHLNAYTSREQTVYYAKAFSKDLPRAVEILADIIQNSMLGEAEIERERGVILREMQEVETNLQEVVFDYLHATAYQSTALGRTILGPTENIKTINRGDLVEYITTHYKGPRIVLSAAGGVSHDELIDLAKYHFGKLPARYKGEAPALPLCSFTGSEIRVRDDKMPLAHIAIAVEAVGWSHPDTIPLMVANTLIGNWDRSFGGGVNLSSKLAQMACQGNLCHSFQSFNTCYTDTGLWGLYMVCEPGTIDDMMHFTQMEWMSLCTSVTESEVARAKNLLKTNMLLHLDGSTPICEDIGRQMLCYSRRIPLHELEARIDAIDAKTIKDVCTKYIYDKAPAIAAVGPIEQLPDYNRIRSGMFWMRT, encoded by the exons ATGGCGGCGTCCTTACAGCGTCTCACGTCCGCAGGGCGATATCTCGTCAAAAGAAATTTATTGAAGACAGATTCCATAAGCAGG CCCATCACTGGTTTGCACAGACTTCTGGCCACTCAAGCTGCCAACCAGGTGATCCTGAACGTCCCTGAGACCAAGGTGACGACTTTAGAGAACGGACTTCGTGTTGCTTCAGAAGACTCTggtctctccacctgcaca GTCGGCCTCTGGATCGATGCTGGCAGCCGCTATGAGAATGAGAGGAACAATGGCACAGCGCATTTCTTGGAACATATGGCGTTTAAG ggtacAAGAAAGCGCTCCCAGCTCGACCTGGAGTTGGAGATAGAGAACATGGGAGCCCACCTGAACGCGTACACGTCCCGGGAGCAGACGGTGTATTATGCCAAAGCCTTCTCCAAGGATCTTCCACGAG CTGTGGAGATCCTGGCAGACATTATCCAGAACAGCATGCTGGGCGAGGCGGAGatcgagagagagcgaggcgtGATCCTGAGGGAGATGCAGGAGGTGGAGACCAACCTGCAGGAGGTGGTGTTCGACTACCTCCACGCTACCGCGTACCAGTCCACCGCGCTGGGCCGGACCATCCTGGGCCCCACAGAGAACATCAA GACGATCAACAGAGGAGACCTGGTGGAATACATCACCACTCACTACAAAGGCCCCAGGATAGTGCTGTCTGCTGCTGGAG GTGTTTCACATGATGAACTCATTGATTTGGCCAAGTATCACTTTGGGAAGCTTCCTGCCAGATACAAGGGCGAGGCCCCGgctcttcctctctgcagctTCACGGGAAGTGAG ATCCGTGTGCGTGACGACAAGATGCCTCTGGCTCATATTGCCATAGCAGTGGAGGCGGTGGGCTGGTCGCACCCCGACACCATCCCCCTCATGGTGGCCAACACACTCATCGGGAACTGGGACCGCTCTTTTGGTGGAGGCGTG AATCTGTCCAGTAAGCTGGCTCAGATGGCCTGTCAGGGAAACCTGTGCCACAGCTTCCAGTCCTTCAACACCTGCTACACAGACACCGGCCTGTGGGGGCTCTACATGGTGTGTGAGCCCGGCACCATCGACGACATGATGCACTTCACTCAGATGGAGTG GATGTCCCTCTGTACGAGCGTGACGGAGAGCGAAGTGGCTCGAGCCAAGAACCTGCTGAAGACCAACATGCTGCTGCACCTGGACG GATCCACGCCCATCTGCGAGGACATCGGCAGGCAGATGCTGTGCTACAGCCGCAGGATCCCGCTGCACGAGCTGGAGGCCAGGATCGAC GCCATCGATGCCAAGACCATCAAGGACGTGTGCACCAAATACATCTACGACAAAGCTCCTGCCATCGCAGCAGTTG gTCCGATTGAGCAGCTGCCGGACTACAACCGGATCCGCAGCGGGATGTTCTGGATGAGAACCTGA